From the genome of Nicotiana sylvestris chromosome 2, ASM39365v2, whole genome shotgun sequence, one region includes:
- the LOC138886185 gene encoding uncharacterized protein: MSSFNPLTSILDQNKLEGPNYVDWKRNLDNVLTAEGYKFVIIEECPEKLENATDDQVKAYDKWVKADEMTRCYIFSFMVNVLQHQHQSMESAYDMLESLKEMFDEQNRAAKQTSMKALLNTNMAEGLSIRDHVLKMVSLLNELEILGAVIDKEF, encoded by the coding sequence ATGTCTTCATTCAACCCACTTACTTCAATTTTGGACCAAAACAAGTTAGAAGGACCGAATTATGTTGACTGGAAAAGGAACCTTGATAATGTCCTAACTGCTGAAGGTTACAAATTTGTAATCATTGAGGAGTGCCCAGAAAAACTTGAAAATGCTACTGATGATCAGGTTAAGGCCTATGACAAATGGGTTAAGGCTGATGAGATGACGCGATGTTACATTTTTTCCTTTATGGTGAATGTTTTGCAACATCAGCATCAGTCTATGGAGTCTGCTTATGATATGCTCGAAAGTCTCAAAGAGATGTTCGATGAACAAAATCGTGCAGCTAAACAGACATCCATGAAAGCCCTTTTGAACACCAATATGGCTGAAGGATTATCGATCAGAGACCATGTTCTGAAGATGGTGAGTCTTCTGAATGAACTGGAGATCCTTGGAGCTGTGATTGATAAGGAGTTTTAA
- the LOC104215781 gene encoding UDP-glucose iridoid glucosyltransferase-like: MNQMAVEEAEKRCVVLVPSPFQGHITPMLQLASMLHAKGFSIVINHSELNPPDSSKHPEFTFLPLKDGLSNGDPSLLNLLNIIPAMNKNCRVPFQDYLVQMMEKPELYGQICCIIYDHLMYFITEVADHLELPTILLRSSSCAYMEAICAFLQFQAEKFTPLPEAKLLDPVPKIPALRFKDLPFALTSEIPEPLLQLLEKVTKIGSSVAIIGNTTENLENRALLWLRQHYQVPIFTIGPLHKMASSLQTSLAEEDASCISWLDTQATNSVLYVSLGSIVVMDKKELIETAWGLFNSNQPFLWVVRQSSIDGSTSIEHDLPDGYLEAVGDRGRIVKWAPQKEVLAHRAVGGFWSHCGWNSTLESIVEGVPMICRPCFGDQNVNARYITHVWKVGLQIGSDDLTRCVIESTIRKLMVEVEGKELRQRVVDMKQELQMSFQDGGSSHNSLKSLTEFISSF, encoded by the exons ATGAACCAGATGGCTGTAGAAGAAGCAGAAAAGCGTTGTGTGGTTTTAGTACCATCTCCGTTCCAAGGGCATATAACGCCTATGCTTCAACTGGCCTCGATGCTTCATGCTAAGGGATTCTCCATTGTTATAAACCATTCTGAGTTGAATCCTCCAGATAGCTCCAAACATCCTGAATTTACATTCTTGCCACTGAAGGATGGCCTGTCAAACGGCGATCCTTCTTTATTGAATCTATTGAACATTATACCAGCAATGAATAAGAATTGCAGAGTTCCATTTCAAGACTATTTGGTCCAAATGATGGAAAAACCAGAGCTCTATGGTCAAATCTGTTGCATAATCTATGACCATCTTATGTACTTCATAACTGAAGTGGCTGATCACCTTGAGCTTCCAACTATTCTCCTCCGGTCCAGTAGTTGTGCTTATATGGAAGCTATTTGTGCCTTTCTTCAATTCCAGGCAGAAAAGTTTACTCCTTTGCCAG AGGCTAAGCTGCTGGATCCAGTGCCCAAAATACCAGCCCTCAGGTTCAAGGATCTTCCATTTGCTCTGACGTCCGAAATTCCAGAGCCTCTATTGCAGTTATTAGAAAAGGTGACTAAAATAGGATCTTCTGTGGCTATCATTGGGAACACTACTGAGAATCTTGAGAACCGAGCATTGTTATGGCTCCGACAACATTATCAAGTTCCTATTTTCACAATAGGACCTTTACACAAAATGGCGTCCTCCTTGCAAACGAGTTTAGCAGAAGAGGACGCCAGTTGCATTTCGTGGCTTGATACTCAAGCCACTAACTCTGTTCTTTATGTAAGCCTAGGGAGTATAGTTGTTATGGATAAAAAGGAGTTGATTGAGACAGCTTGGGGATTGTTCAATAGTAACCAACCATTCTTGTGGGTAGTTAGGCAAAGTTCTATAGATGGTTCAACGTCGATTGAACATGACTTACCTGATGGCTACTTGGAAGCAGTTGGAGATCGAGGTCGTATAGTAAAATGGGCACCACAAAAAGAAGTATTGGCGCATCGTGCAGTTGGAGGATTTTGGAGTCATTGTGGATGGAATTCGACATTAGAAAGTATTGTTGAAGGGGTTCCCATGATTTGCAGGCCATGTTTTGGTGATCAGAATGTGAATGCAAGATACATAACGCACGTATGGAAAGTAGGCCTTCAAATAGGATCTGATGATTTGACTAGATGTGTCatagaaagtacaataagaaAACTTATGGTGGAAGTAGAAGGCAAAGAATTGAGGCAAAGAGTAGTTGATATGAAACAGGAACTCCAGATGTCTTTTCAAGATGGTGGCTCGTCACATAATTCCTTGAAGAGTTTAACAGAATTCATCTCTTCATTCTAA